Proteins encoded together in one Lathamus discolor isolate bLatDis1 chromosome 3, bLatDis1.hap1, whole genome shotgun sequence window:
- the NPS gene encoding neuropeptide S: MYLNLHIHFMHANHSGGDLCRLNSVFILWISMMFVCSSYPVVSSMSSNPFYLNCQLYGKSDYCLVLLNNCLAKVGRSEEVAVLKPHLEMPFNKRSFRNGVGSGMKKTSSRRAKS; encoded by the exons ATGTACCTAAATCTCCATATACACTTCATGCATGCAAATCACAGCGGTGGTGA TCTATGCAGGTTAAactctgttttcattctttggATCTCCATGATGTTCGTGTGCTCGAGTTACCCCGTCGTCTCCTCCATG AGCAGCAATCCGTTCTATTTGAATTGCCAGCTGTATGGGAAATCTGATTACTGCCTGGTCCTGCTGAATAACTGCTTGGCCAAGGTGGGCAGGAGCGAAGAAGTGGCTGTTTTAAAGCCTCACCTGGAGATGCCATTCAATAAAAGGTCCTTTCGCAACGGGGTTGGATCAGGAATGAAAAAAACTTCCTCTCGAAGGGCAAAGTCATAA